The DNA window ACTGAAGATAACAAATTATGTTTTAAAAGGGTTCTAGATAGCTTTTACTGCTGGTAAACAGTCCATTTTTTAGTTGGGACTTAACAATTTGTTTATAATTTCTTAATATTAGCCGGATAGATTTGCAATTGAGTTTATATTTAGGCCTTAATTAGGCCAGCCATGTTGGGATTTGATTTTGGATTAGAAGGAACGCTACTCATCAGTTTTGCGGTATGCATTTTATTGGTATGTTTTTTTGAATTTGTAAATGGCTTTCACGACACTGCCAATGCTGTGGCAACAGTCATATATACAAAGTCTCTGAAACCGATTCACGCGGTGATTTGGTCAGGATTTATGAATTTTTTAGGTGTCATTTCCAGTAGTTATATCTTCGGAATGGCGGTGGCCACTAAAATAGCCCAATTACTTCCCCTGGAATCCGTCTTAAGCAGGAGTACTAATGAGGCCATTGCTATGGTGGCTTCAGCGCTGGTAGGTGCAATTATTTGGAATCTTGGGACCTGGTATTTTGGAATTCCATGTTCCAGTTCACATACATTAATTGGCTCTTTGCTAGGCGTAGGAATTGCATTTACACTTGTGCCGGATAATAATCTTAAATCAGGAGTCAATTGGAATGAAGCGTTTAAAATTGGCAATGCATTGTTATTCTCTCCATTGTTTGGCTTTACTATGGCGATAGCCTTGATGTTTATATTAAAGAGGAACGTGGTAGATAAAGCTATATTTAAGGAACCTGAACCTGAGGGTAAGCCACCATTTTGGATTCGGGGATTGTTGATTGTGACTTGCACCATGGTGAGTTTTTTTCATGGTTCCAATGATGGTCAAAAAGGAGTGGGATTGATGCTGATTGTACTGTTAGCTTTCGTACCCACTCAGTTTGCATTAGCCCCTGAGTTCAATAAGGAAGATTGCATCAACAGAATGGTTGTACTGGAAAAAATACTGGTAAAAGAATCAACCCAGAATTTTGAATTAGAAAGGATACTGTGTGCACGAGCTGAGAATATTGCAGGATTTGCGGATGATGTCCGTAAGTTGGATACAAAAAGCAATAAAGAAGTGATGCGTGTGCGTAAGGAGATGAATGTGTTGGCTAAGGAATTAAAACTAATTCTTGCTGAACCAAATGCAATTTCGTCAGGAGCTAACAGGAAGTTGATTAAGGCAGAAATTGCTTATTTCAATCACAATACCAATTATGTTCCTTTTTGGATCATTCTCTCCATTTCAATTTCTCTGGGTATAGGCACCATGATTGGGTGGCGGAGAATAGTAGTTACCATTGGTGAAAAAATTGGTAAGCGGCATATGACATATGCAGAAGGAGCTTCTGCAGAATTAATTGCCTCCAGTACAATTGGTCTAGCCTCCGGATTAGGATTACCAGTTTCTACCACACATGTGCTTTCTTCAGGTGTTGCCGGAGCAATGGTGGCAACAAAAGGAATAAAAAATCTTCAGGCAGCCACGATTAAAAATATTGTGCTTGCTTGGGTGCTTACATTGCCTGCAACCATGATCATTAGTGCAGTTTTGTTTTTTCTGGCCAGGATGTTGATGCTGTAAAATTTAAATGGAGTTTTAAAGTATTGCTTACTTTAATTTATAGGTTCAAATTTTCTGAGTCTTGCGTATATTAATAAATTCAACTCTTGAAATCTAATAATTTCTTCATTGCTTGGGAACGAAGTGGCAACAAAATTGTATCATCATTTTTTAAAATAAAATTTTTTTTAAATATTGATTTTTATTGTGAAAGTTTTATAATTTCATCTGATAAGATTTGATATTTTTCTATTCGAATCAGATGAGGTTTAGGTTCAGTCTAAATAAGTGAAACCATGTCAAAGATTTATTTCAATTTATTTCTGTCGTTAATTGTAAGTAATATTCTATTTGGTCAGGTTGACACCACGGCACTGCCATTCACCGATTCTGTAATCACTTGCTTTCCTGACACAACCGGTTATAAGCGAATTTCTGTAGGTCCAATTGGTCGCGACTTTAGTAATTTACAATCGGCATTAAATCAGGCAGTTTCCGGGACAGTTATTGTCTTGGACGCCGGGGTTGAATTCAGAGGAAGTTTTTTGTTGCCTTCAAAGCCAGTCAGTGATAAATGGATTGTTTTAGTATCATCGAAGATGGACCTGGTTCCAGCAGAAGGAAGCAGGATAAAGCCATACCAAAAAACAGGGGATCAAAATTTTTCCACGCAAGCAGATGCAATGCCAAAAGTAGTGACAGACAATTTGTCCGGAGTTCCCTGTTTTAGAACAGAAATTGGTACCCATCATTATCGGTTGGTTGGAATAGAAATAAAAGCAGATGAAAGGGTTATCAATAGTTATGGTCTTGTAAATTTAGGAGACGGGTCTTCCCAACAGAATCAATTTTCGAAAGTACCTCATCACTTAATCGTTGATCGCTGCTTCATTCATGGTCATACAAAAGGTGAGATTATGAAATATGGCATTCGGCTCGATTGCGCTTATTCCGCTGTGGTAGATTGTCATATTTCAGATTTCCACAGCGTTGGATTTGATGCCCAGTCAATATCCTGTATCAATGGTCCGGGTCCGTTTAAAATTATTAATAATTATTTGGAGGCATCGGGAGAAAATATTTTGTTTGGAGGAGGCGCAGCTGCAATAGCCGGTTTGGTTCCTTCGGATATTGATATCAGACAAAATCATTTTTTCAAACCTCTTTCTTGGCGAGTAGGCCATCCTTCCTATGCAGGAAAGCATTGGACAGTCAAAAATTTATTTGAATTAAAGACAGGGAAGCGTGTATTGTTGGAAGGAAATATTTTGGAAAATTGTTGGGCGGATCTTCCAATTGGTCAAAGCGGATATGCCATACTGCTCACTATCAGAACCGAAAATGGAGGTTCACCTCAAGCAGAGGTAAGTGATATTACCATTCGGAATAACATAATTAAAAATACTGGTGCCGGCATCTCAATTTCAGGACTTGATGATGGAAAGGGAGTCCGGTCAAAGCGAATTAGCATCACCAATAATTTATTTGAAGATATTGATGGAGTTGTCAATGGTGATCAGAATCTTGCAGGGCCGAATGTGGGAACTGCCTTTCATATTGGTGAACCAGAAAATGTAATAATCGATCACAACACCATATTTCATACAGGGGCTATTACGTGGGCCTATAAAAAAATGACGGGCTTTATTTATACCAACAATCTATCCAACTGTTTTATTTCTGGCGGAGGTTATCAGGGGATATATGGTCCGGGCTTTAGTCAAGGTAATGGTGCCATGGGAAATTATTTTCCGGACATTACAGATGCCAATCAAAGGTTTCACAAAAATGTGATGATAAAAGGAGATCCTGGCAAATACACAAATTATGCGATGTTGAGCAAAAATTATTTCCCTAACATTTCTGATGCAGTCGGTTTTTATGATTTTACAAATGGGGCTGTTGATTATTTAAATTATCGTTTAAAAAATTCAAGTACCTATTTTAAGAATGGTTCCGATGGCAAAGATATTGGAGCTGATATGAATTTGATTAAAGCGGCTTTTGAGCGTAAAATAGATTGCAGTTCTGTAATGACTGCTGTCAATGAAATGAATTTTAATTATGAATTCTTAATTTATCCCAATCCAGCAAAAGACAAATTGAAGATTGAAATTTTAAATAATGAGTTCTGGTCCTACACCATTTACAACCAACAGGGGCAAATATTTAAAAGCGGGAACATAACTGAGCCAACTCAGGAAATTAATCTAGTTGGAATTAATCCGGGAATTTATTATATTAAAATATTCAACAACAGGTTGATGAGGTATCAAAAGCTTGTAATAGTACCATGAGTATCTTCATTAAATTTGTTGTAAAACATACCTAAAGTTTTAAAGAGGTTAAAGGATTTTTTTCATTCGAACCCGTCCCCAAAGCGTTGGGGATGACAGGGCGGCATTCTACCCAACAAGTACTGACGAAAAAATTTGTAGTGAGAGAGAAAGGGTGCTCCTTTAGAGGAAATAATAGCATTGAGAAAATGAGAAGTCAAAACACAAAATGGTGTAAAAATTTCACTCACAAACAAGAATCCAAATAAAAATTTAATTGATTGGCATTTGAGTTTATCAGTTTCAATAATTGCTGGTGATCATATTTTTTGAGGGACTTCTCTCTGTTTAGTGCTTTGGATTTTATCATGAATATTTCAAGATAGACAATTTCCCAAGGGCCTTTATGTGCAGTGAATGCACTAAAATTCGAATTGTGTTCGAGGAGTCTGTTTTTTGGATTTAAGGAATAGCCTTTGTAATAAATATCTAACCTTTTGGAATGGATAATGTAAACATAGTGCTTCATAATGAATAGGGTATAGCCAAGGGTGAATGTTATACCTTCATAAAAAACAAAAAGCCCTCAATTTTTCAATTGAGGGCTTTTGCGGACCTAGAATGCGGGATTCGAACCCGTCCCCAACTTGTTGGGGATGACAGGGCGGCATTCTACCCAACAAGTACTGACGAAAAAATTTGTAGTGAGAAGAGAAGGGGTACTCCTTTAGAGGAAATAATAGCATTGAGAAAATGAGAAGTCAAAACACAAAATGGTGTAAAAATTTTACTCACAAACAAGAATCCAAATAAAAATTCAATTGATTGACATTTGAGTTTATAAGTTTTAATAATTGCTGGTGATCATATTTTTTGAGGGACTTCTCTCTGTTTAGTGCTTTGGATTTTATCATGAATATTTCAAGATAGACAATTTCCCAAGGGCCTTTATGTGCAGTGAATGCACTGAAATTCGAGTTGTGTTCGAGGAGTCTGTTTTTTGGATTTAAGGAATAACCTTTGTAATAAATATCTAACCTTTTGGAATAGATAATATAAACATAGTGTTTCATAGTGACTAGGGTATAACCAAGGGTGAATGATATACCTTCATAAAAAACAAAAAGCCCTCAATTTTTCAATTGAGGGCTTTTGCGGACCGTCTCCCCAACGAGTTGGGGACCTGAATGCGGGATTCGAACCCGTCCCCAACGTGTTGGGGATGACAGGGCGGCATTCTACCCAACAAGTACTGACGAAAAAATTTGTAGTGAGAAGAGAAGGGGTACTCCTTTAGAGGAAATAATAGCATTGAGAAAAGGAGAAATCAAAACACAAAAGGGTGTAAAAATTTTACTCACAAACAGGAATCCAAATAAAAATTTAATTGATTGACATTTGAGTTTATCAGTTTCAATAATTGCTGGTGATCATATTTTTTGAGGGACTTCTCTCTGTTTAGTGCTTTGGATTTTATCATGAATATTTCAAGATAGACAATTTCCCAGGGACCTTTATGTGCAGTGAATGCGCTGAAATTCGAGTTGTGTTCGAGGAGTCTGTTTTTTGGATTTAAGGAATAACCTTTGTAATAAATATCCAACCTTTTGGAATAGATAATATAAACATAGTGTTTCATAGTGAATAGGGTATAGCCAAGGATGAATGTTATACCTTCATAAAAAACAAAAAGCCCTCAATTTTTCAATTGAGGGCTTTTGCGACCTAGAATGCGGGATTCGAACCCGTCCCCAACTTGTTGGGGATGACAGGGCGGCATTCTACCCAACAAGTACTGACGAAAAAATTTGTAGTGAGAAGAGAAGGGGTACTCCTTTAGAGGAAATAATAGCATTGAGAAAATGAGAAGTCAAAACACAAAATGGTGTAAAAATTTTACTCACAAACAAGAATCCAAATAAAAATTCAATTGATTGGCATTTGAGTTTATAAGTTTCAATAATTGCTGGTGGTCATATTTTTTGAGGGACTTCTCTCTGTTTAGTGCTTTGGATTTTATCATGAATATTTCAAGATAGACAATTTCCCAGGGACCTTTATGTGCAGTGAATGCGCTGAAATTCGAGTTGTGTTCGAGGAGTCTGTTTTTTGGATTTAAGGAATAACCTTTGTAATAAATATCTAACCTTTTGGAATAGATAATGTAAACATAGTGTTTCATAGTGACTAGGGTATAACCAAGGGTGAATGATATACCTTCATAGAAAACAAAAAGCCCTCAATTTTTCAATTGAGGGCTTTTGCGGACCGGACGGGATTCGAACCCGCGACCTCCGCCGTGACAGGGCGGCATTCTAACCAGCTGAACTACCGATCCAATATTTTAAGACTCAACTCCAACATTGAGGAGTGATGAGTTTGAAAACTTTCAAAGAAAGTAATCGAAGGATGATCGGTGATTCGAACCCGTCCCCAACTTGTTGGGGATGACAGGGCGGCATTCTAACCAGCTGAACTACCGATCCATTATTTTAAGACTCAACTCCAACATTGAGGAGTGATGAGTTTGAAAACTTTCAAAGAAAGTAATCGAAGGATGATCGGAGATTCGAACCCGTCCCCAACTTGTTGGGGATGACAGGGCGGCATTCTAACCAGCTGAACTACCGATCCAATATTTACAAAACCTTAAATTGATTGCTCAAATTAAGAACCAATGCACTCATTTAGTTTTTTGTGCAAGGGTAAATATTTCTGTTTACAATTTTAGTTTTCCTCCTTTGAGTTGAAAAGCGAGGCAAAAATAGGTATTTTCGGGAAATCTCACAGAAAATCATTTTAAAAATAAAACTTTGATTTGTTAGCTAGTCCAAAGGCATTGTACTATTTTGGCTTCGTTTTTTAAGGATCTCATTTTCTGATGGCCACCAAAGCCTAAACTATTGATATTATGGTATTTATGGAATTTGAAAAGCCGCTTGAGGTGATGTTTGAGCAACTCGAGCAGATCAAAAAAATCTCCAGTGATGGTTCAATTGACATGACGGCACAGATTCTTGAACTAGAAAATCGCATAAAAACAAAGAGAAAAGAGATTTATTCTAACCTGACAGGGTGGCAACGCGTCCAATTGTCAAGACATCCGGAGAGACCTTATACACTGTATTACATATCCCAGATTTGTAAGAAGTTTGTCGAACTCCACGGTGACAGGAATATCAAGGATGATAAAGCTATAGTTGGAGGGTTAGGGCAAATTGATAATCAAACATTTGTTATTATAGGTCACCAGAAAGGAACGACCACAAAACAAAGGAGCTACCGTAATTTCGGTATGGCAAATCCGGAGGGTTACCGCAAGGCTTTGAGGCTGATGAAAATGGCAGAGCGATTTAATTTTCCGGTGGTAACATTTATTGACACCCCGGGAGCTTATCCTGGGATTGAGGCTGAAGAACGTGGTCAGGCAGAAGCAATTGCCCGTAATTTGTTTGAGATGGCCCAGCTAAAAGTGCCCATCGTTTGCTACATCATTGGCGAAGGGGCATCCGGGGGCGCTTTGGGAATTGGGGTAGGGGATAAAGTATTTATGCTTGAAAATACCTGGTATTCTGTGATTTCACCTGAGTCTTGTTCCTCCATACTCTGGAGAAGCTGGGAGTTTAAAGAGACAGCTGCAGAAGCTTTAAAATTAACAGCGGATCATATGGCATCTTTTGGATTAATTGATGGAATAGTGAAAGAACCAGTCGGTGGTGCCCATTCTGATCCGGAGGCAATGGCAAAATCGCTCAAAAAGCATATTAAGGCAAGTTTGGAAGATCTTGTGACCATGAGTCCTGAGCAAAGAATAACCCATAGAATTGAAAAATATGAGAAAATGGGTCGATTTCATGAGGTTCAGGAAAAATCAGAAAAGGAATAATTTCAAATATGGTAAACTATAATCATTTGAAGGGAACCGGGGTTGCCTTGATAACCCCATTCAACAAAGAAAAGCAAATTGATTATCCAGCTCTTGCAAAACTCATAGAGCATTGTATTTCCGGAGGCGTTGAATCCCTGATCAGTATGGGGACCACCGGAGAATCTGTAACTCTTACAAAGGAAGAAAAAGCTGAGCTTTTGGCTTTTACCATCAAGCAAACTGCAGGACGAGCCCAGATAGTAGTGGGTATTGGCGGAAATAATACACAGGAGGTAGCTGATGAGATGGAAGCTTTAGATCCTACCGGCATTACTGCCATCCTTTCCAGTAGTCCTGCTTATAACAAACCATCCCAGGAAGGAATTTATCAGCATTACATGGCACTTGAAAAGGTGGCCAAATTGCCGATTATTATCTACAATGTTCCAGGTAGAACAGCATCCAACCTTACGGCAGAAACTACGCTTAGACTTGCACATGCAAGCACAAAATTTGCAGCTGTAAAAGAAGCGTCGGGCGATCTTGTTCAGGCTACTAAAATCATTAAGGATCGTCCTGATCATTTTCTGGTACTCTCGGGGGATGATCCATTGGCTCTTGCCCTCGTTGGAATAGGGGGAGATGGGGTGATTTCGGTTATTGGCAATGCTTATCCGAAGGAGTTTTCTCAAATGATCCAATACGCATTGAAGGGAGATTTTAAATCTGCACAAAAACTGAACAATGCTTTATTTGATTTGCACAAATGGTTATACATCGATGGGAATCCTTCAGGAATTAAGGCCGCCTGCCATCTGTTGGAAATCTGTGAAAATGAATTTCGATTGCCATTGGTTCCGATGGCAGAGGCTCATTTTAAAAAATTGAAAGAAGCAATGGAAGCAATTAAATGGGATTGATGCGATATTATTCTTCTTTTTCTTCATCGATTTCACCCAATATTTTTTTGCTGGGGAATTTGGCTTCAGAAGAAAGTAAAATACCTTTAAGAAAATTCTGATCTGATTCGAAGCCGTATGCATGTATGATTTCGTCCTGACGTGAAAGTCTTACAAATTTATCTGTTTTAATTCTTCCGTCCCGTTCGTTCCAAATTAGTTCAGAGGTCTCAAGTTTTTCTCCCTTTGGATTGTTCAGTACCACCTGATCTGATAAGTAGGTTTTACCTTCATCCGGAACTCGTATAGCATAGTTTGAGGAAAGAACATTACTTATGACTCCATCCTGATAGAAAGTCGTGACCAAACCTTTTGTGAATTCATCTTTGGAAAGACCATCTTTGATGTGACGCAACATTTCAGGAGCCACAATTTTCAAAACAAGTTTACCGGAATCAGAATAAAGAAGTTCAATATTTTTAAGTAACTCTTTATTGACCAATTGAACAGCTTCTTGTTCAGTCAGTTCCTTTTTCGATTTATCACAAGAAATCAAGGCTAAAAGACAAATAATAAATGCAAAACGGAAGGTCATCGCAGAACAGTAATGTCACCTGAATAATCTTTGGTAACGCCATCAATAAATCGGGCACGCACAAGGTATACAAATACACCTGGAGCCACAGGACGGCCTTTAAAATCGCCGTTCCAAAGTGATTCCAAATCTGAAAACGAAATATCTTCCCTACTGTACACACGCCCACCCCAGCGATCGTAAATTTCTACAAGGTCGATCTTTTCCAAACTTTCGTCACTTACGATTCTAAAGCGATCATTTATACCATCTCCATTCGAAGAGATTACATTTGGAAATACCACTTTGTATTTCTTTTCAACTGCGATGTAGACTGAATCTATTCCGAAACAACCATTTTCATCAGTTGCTGTAACATAATGGTAGCCGGAATTTTTGGGCTGAAAACTGATGGAAGGGCAATCTGTACACGGAGAGATTTCCGAAGTACTCCAATTGTATGAATACAAATTTAAAGGGCTCACTGATGCAGATAGGGTAACCGTTTTGCCTAAAATTACACTTTGGTCAGGTCCTGCATCAACCACTACAGGAGGAGGTTGATTGATGGTGAAATCTACAGTGCTCACACAACCTTTTGCATCCTGAATATAAAGTTTGTAAGTGCCGGCGGGTAAATTGTTTAATTCTTTCAGAGGAGCAAAATTAATTCCATCCAAACTGAATTGGTAAAATTGCTCATTGGTTTCTGCATCCTTATAAGGAGTTCCTGCAACACCTCTGAATACAACTCTTCCGTTGCTTTCTCCAAAGCATTTAACATCGAAGAGGCTGTCAATCGATAATCTTAAAGTAGGTAAATCTTCACAGCACGGTTCAACATATATTCGCCTCACTTCGGTAATTTTACAACCCAAATCTGTTTCAAGTGTGAGGGTAAGAAATTTTTCACCAAAAGAAAAGTAATTGACTTTATGTGGTCCCGGGCCGGATCCTTTGGCAGGAATGGCATCCACTCCAAAATTCCATTCCCAACTTCTGATTCTTCCACCTAAAAAGCTCGATGAATCTGTAACAATAAAGTCAGTTTCGCATTTTAATCCAGTCGGTGGATTAATATTGAATGCAGCAGTGGGGCCGACAAAATCGCAACCTCCCCAATCCATAGAAAAGCCTATTCCGGTATTGGTAAAATTGTTGATACAAATGGTATATGCTTTACCTGCCACCATATCGATGTACTTACAAAAGCCATCCTCCCCTGCATTGCAATTAAAGTTTTCTGTCAAATCTGTGGAGGTTAGATCCAGGCCTGTAGGTCCGGCACATGGAGGTGCTGTGGCATTGCACCGGAGTATTTGTTTATTGCTGCAATCATTAATCCCATTAGGTAATTCGTACACGGCAAAATCAATGTCATCGCTTGGATTCAAAGGGGTAAGGGTAAATGTAAATTTACAATCTGAAGCGGCAACCCAGCTATACCAGGTGGATTGAGATTCTGAAGTTCCAATATTCCCTTCTCCCAAACAGGAATCATCTGCCTCGTCGCGATCTACACCTGCGCCAAAAAAAGTTTGATTGACAAATGGTGCGTTGTCACAAATGACGGTAGCTCTGTTACAATCCTGTTCAGCACGAGCCGGAGGAAAATAGTTATTGATACAAAGTTGAAAGGTACCGGTGGCTGCGGACCTTCCATCAATGCGAAGTAAATAATCCCTTCCTACAACAAGTCCGCCTTCGTATAGAGAAAGGATTCCGGCATTTCTGGTATCGGTTCCACAATTTATTTCCTGCAGAGTACCACCACAAACTCCACTGTAAAGAGCAGCTTGCATGGTGCGCAGAGATCCACCCGGGGTCCCGGCTACATTGGCTCCAATGATGGTAATATTTACATCTGAAGCAAAGGCCCTGAAAGCAAACCAAACATCACCGGGAGAATTACTCCAGCAGGTGCTGGCCCCATAACCGGAAGGAGTGGCAGCTACGGTCGTGAATTCTCCGGCCTTGCTGCAATATTTGGTGATGTCACCAATTTTGATGGGACTGTTGCAATTGTCATTGGACGGTTGGGCTACAAGGAGTACACCAAATGTCATGGCACAGACTATCAGCGACAGTTTTCTATTCATAGGACCTTTTTTTAGCATTTCTGCTACTCTATTGACACAGATTTAAACAAAAATGCTTCAATGAGTTTCACTAAATAATGCATAAAATTAAGTTAAATTGCATAAATGATAGATTTTCAGCAGGAAGATTAGGTGGAACACGAGGTTTGGGCTTAGTTTTGTGAGGTAATTGAAGAAAATGTTTAGCCTTCCTAATCTGATAACTGCTCTTAATCTCTTGCTTGGATGCATAGCCTGTATTGAGCTGGTGGAAGGGCACTATGAAACTGCTTTGATACTTTTGGCGGGGTCAATGCTGGCAGATTTTTTGGATGGATTTGTGGCCAGGGCTATGGGAAGTGATTCATCGCTGGGCGTCCAATTGGATTCACTGGCCGACGTTGTTTCCTTTGGTCTGGCACCGGGCCTTATGATTTATAAATTAATAGAATTGAATGAGTTCAACCACTCAACAGAATTCATTTTACCATATATTGGACTGATCCTTCCGGTTTTTGCAGCATTCAGGCTGGCGAGATTTAACATCGAAACGACGGGAGTGCCGACTCATTTTTCCGGACTTCCGGTGCCGGCCATGGCATTGTTTTTTATGGGTTATCTTGGAGGGAGGAATTTTCTCCCCGTGATTATGTTGAGTGATTACTTTTTGATTGCCTGGAGTATCCTATTTTCTTTTTTGATGATCAGTAGATTACCCATCGTCAAGGTGCAACCAGGCAAAACTTGGCTTTATAAATATTATCCCATGGTCATTGCCTATATAATCTGCATCATCTCTTATTTTGTAATAGGTTTGGTGTCCCTGGCTTTAATGATCATTGCTCATATAATTTTAAGCTTATTTTTGCTCAGAAATAAAAATCAAAACACATAACTTTTATGAAGACGTTTGTTGCCAAAATAGACATCATGCCTCACAAGGAAT is part of the Candidatus Vicinibacter affinis genome and encodes:
- a CDS encoding gliding motility-associated C-terminal domain-containing protein, which produces MNRKLSLIVCAMTFGVLLVAQPSNDNCNSPIKIGDITKYCSKAGEFTTVAATPSGYGASTCWSNSPGDVWFAFRAFASDVNITIIGANVAGTPGGSLRTMQAALYSGVCGGTLQEINCGTDTRNAGILSLYEGGLVVGRDYLLRIDGRSAATGTFQLCINNYFPPARAEQDCNRATVICDNAPFVNQTFFGAGVDRDEADDSCLGEGNIGTSESQSTWYSWVAASDCKFTFTLTPLNPSDDIDFAVYELPNGINDCSNKQILRCNATAPPCAGPTGLDLTSTDLTENFNCNAGEDGFCKYIDMVAGKAYTICINNFTNTGIGFSMDWGGCDFVGPTAAFNINPPTGLKCETDFIVTDSSSFLGGRIRSWEWNFGVDAIPAKGSGPGPHKVNYFSFGEKFLTLTLETDLGCKITEVRRIYVEPCCEDLPTLRLSIDSLFDVKCFGESNGRVVFRGVAGTPYKDAETNEQFYQFSLDGINFAPLKELNNLPAGTYKLYIQDAKGCVSTVDFTINQPPPVVVDAGPDQSVILGKTVTLSASVSPLNLYSYNWSTSEISPCTDCPSISFQPKNSGYHYVTATDENGCFGIDSVYIAVEKKYKVVFPNVISSNGDGINDRFRIVSDESLEKIDLVEIYDRWGGRVYSREDISFSDLESLWNGDFKGRPVAPGVFVYLVRARFIDGVTKDYSGDITVLR
- a CDS encoding GIY-YIG nuclease family protein encodes the protein MKHYVYIIHSKRLDIYYKGYSLNPKNRLLEHNSNFSAFTAHKGPWEIVYLEIFMIKSKALNREKSLKKYDHQQLLKLINSNANQLNFYLDSCL
- a CDS encoding GIY-YIG nuclease family protein, whose protein sequence is MKHYVYIIYSKRLDIYYKGYSLNPKNRLLEHNSNFSAFTAHKGPWEIVYLEIFMIKSKALNREKSLKKYDHQQLLKLINSNVNQLNFYLDSCL
- a CDS encoding GIY-YIG nuclease family protein; this translates as MKHYVYIIYSKRLDIYYKGYSLNPKNRLLEHNSNFSAFTAHKGPWEIVYLEIFMIKSKALNREKSLKKYDHQQLLKLINSNVNQLNFYLDSCL
- a CDS encoding acetyl-CoA carboxylase carboxyltransferase subunit alpha; its protein translation is MVFMEFEKPLEVMFEQLEQIKKISSDGSIDMTAQILELENRIKTKRKEIYSNLTGWQRVQLSRHPERPYTLYYISQICKKFVELHGDRNIKDDKAIVGGLGQIDNQTFVIIGHQKGTTTKQRSYRNFGMANPEGYRKALRLMKMAERFNFPVVTFIDTPGAYPGIEAEERGQAEAIARNLFEMAQLKVPIVCYIIGEGASGGALGIGVGDKVFMLENTWYSVISPESCSSILWRSWEFKETAAEALKLTADHMASFGLIDGIVKEPVGGAHSDPEAMAKSLKKHIKASLEDLVTMSPEQRITHRIEKYEKMGRFHEVQEKSEKE
- a CDS encoding inorganic phosphate transporter, with product MLGFDFGLEGTLLISFAVCILLVCFFEFVNGFHDTANAVATVIYTKSLKPIHAVIWSGFMNFLGVISSSYIFGMAVATKIAQLLPLESVLSRSTNEAIAMVASALVGAIIWNLGTWYFGIPCSSSHTLIGSLLGVGIAFTLVPDNNLKSGVNWNEAFKIGNALLFSPLFGFTMAIALMFILKRNVVDKAIFKEPEPEGKPPFWIRGLLIVTCTMVSFFHGSNDGQKGVGLMLIVLLAFVPTQFALAPEFNKEDCINRMVVLEKILVKESTQNFELERILCARAENIAGFADDVRKLDTKSNKEVMRVRKEMNVLAKELKLILAEPNAISSGANRKLIKAEIAYFNHNTNYVPFWIILSISISLGIGTMIGWRRIVVTIGEKIGKRHMTYAEGASAELIASSTIGLASGLGLPVSTTHVLSSGVAGAMVATKGIKNLQAATIKNIVLAWVLTLPATMIISAVLFFLARMLML
- a CDS encoding 4-hydroxy-tetrahydrodipicolinate synthase encodes the protein MVNYNHLKGTGVALITPFNKEKQIDYPALAKLIEHCISGGVESLISMGTTGESVTLTKEEKAELLAFTIKQTAGRAQIVVGIGGNNTQEVADEMEALDPTGITAILSSSPAYNKPSQEGIYQHYMALEKVAKLPIIIYNVPGRTASNLTAETTLRLAHASTKFAAVKEASGDLVQATKIIKDRPDHFLVLSGDDPLALALVGIGGDGVISVIGNAYPKEFSQMIQYALKGDFKSAQKLNNALFDLHKWLYIDGNPSGIKAACHLLEICENEFRLPLVPMAEAHFKKLKEAMEAIKWD
- a CDS encoding GIY-YIG nuclease family protein translates to MKHYVYIIYSKRLDIYYKGYSLNPKNRLLEHNSNFSAFTAHKGPWEIVYLEIFMIKSKALNREKSLKKYDHQQLLKLINSNANQLNFYLDSCL
- a CDS encoding T9SS type A sorting domain-containing protein, whose translation is MSKIYFNLFLSLIVSNILFGQVDTTALPFTDSVITCFPDTTGYKRISVGPIGRDFSNLQSALNQAVSGTVIVLDAGVEFRGSFLLPSKPVSDKWIVLVSSKMDLVPAEGSRIKPYQKTGDQNFSTQADAMPKVVTDNLSGVPCFRTEIGTHHYRLVGIEIKADERVINSYGLVNLGDGSSQQNQFSKVPHHLIVDRCFIHGHTKGEIMKYGIRLDCAYSAVVDCHISDFHSVGFDAQSISCINGPGPFKIINNYLEASGENILFGGGAAAIAGLVPSDIDIRQNHFFKPLSWRVGHPSYAGKHWTVKNLFELKTGKRVLLEGNILENCWADLPIGQSGYAILLTIRTENGGSPQAEVSDITIRNNIIKNTGAGISISGLDDGKGVRSKRISITNNLFEDIDGVVNGDQNLAGPNVGTAFHIGEPENVIIDHNTIFHTGAITWAYKKMTGFIYTNNLSNCFISGGGYQGIYGPGFSQGNGAMGNYFPDITDANQRFHKNVMIKGDPGKYTNYAMLSKNYFPNISDAVGFYDFTNGAVDYLNYRLKNSSTYFKNGSDGKDIGADMNLIKAAFERKIDCSSVMTAVNEMNFNYEFLIYPNPAKDKLKIEILNNEFWSYTIYNQQGQIFKSGNITEPTQEINLVGINPGIYYIKIFNNRLMRYQKLVIVP
- the lptC gene encoding LPS export ABC transporter periplasmic protein LptC, producing MTFRFAFIICLLALISCDKSKKELTEQEAVQLVNKELLKNIELLYSDSGKLVLKIVAPEMLRHIKDGLSKDEFTKGLVTTFYQDGVISNVLSSNYAIRVPDEGKTYLSDQVVLNNPKGEKLETSELIWNERDGRIKTDKFVRLSRQDEIIHAYGFESDQNFLKGILLSSEAKFPSKKILGEIDEEKEE